A genomic stretch from Coffea arabica cultivar ET-39 chromosome 10c, Coffea Arabica ET-39 HiFi, whole genome shotgun sequence includes:
- the LOC113714394 gene encoding lysine-specific histone demethylase 1 homolog 3-like — protein sequence MEGEEKNKVGLKKRVKRIEIGIDSDDDEPIGSFLKLKSKRNPKKNKVVSDGEDKGKGVDKLSVEDQDLVGMDDTLASFRKKLRAPKKEGGPALVVGGGLASTVAEPSVQSFTRQGLGDLVSKVIEKVKVDDDGYTVDKGLGLGARRKDRRPKVAAVSKDVSADSVSNNISDCQPSGEGSCENEKDGDLGLGDGPSNCLEEGLEDRLSAFFRKAQSGFIRKSCNSLRLKSGNETQISRNGVSEDIMPESTSKSRSASKLANEIAESKQYSHLASGRGKIGLTVGADKDDEILQQKFSSRSSDDVDDTSSERISYNLVPMSKIQGSQSSLRGCSDTFMQVQGAGLTSHTQISCSSEHCSGERTSALLHAMEVPVAVSVSEGLENHHTDEGPLARVHNNGQNLRSDFTSSNDASNLELRTCNSVGKQFLQVCLDDDTLNRSCEDKFPSSNRKVCGETLELSISQMGDETTFAGKMDTADDSNSGPPGQYSAQAHVFSTADSPNKISNHDMEICTAEPDTASVSSEKEDVMEGSLSPASACGITQYEFAPRVKQQDGPLRHVGEADQLSQCQTPNDSLILIDKCSSGFYQNKPFDGVSKDASFPSLDYFSAEEEVKGASSPSDMPDSNDSYAEDAGLFPDPDNKTNSTEVGGRRKPRKRRLGDMAYEGDADWEILIHGQDFLIDRQVGDDFQSSTAREKLSPSLSNTSETENGGAAAISAGLRAHAVGPVEKLKFKEVLKRKGGLQEYLDCRNNILSLWNKDVSRILPLSECGVSDTALVDESPRASLVRDIYAFLDQWGYINFGVALEKAENGSAHSLKLLKEEKFVERSGAPVADANDGVCFILGRIRDPESSKMEKNDTALGDEKQVMAKSQLDEGHINLQAEEISAQTDHEGFPAVNYEENGVFDAKIPGETVSSDYLGSNPSSEDEKSRILPVENPDSFPTSEAQVGRLLSCGLSQLEKDSNRQPSSCDDQSHFGICDLDTRKRIIVVGAGPAGLTAARHLKRQGFHVTVLEARSRIGGRVYTDRSSLSVPVDLGASIITGVEADVATERRADPSSLVCAQLGLELTVLNSDCPLYDTATGQKVPANLDEALEAEYNSLLDDMILLIAQRGENAMRMSLEEGLEYALKRRCMARFGRGKSLMNTELPKSLDAVMAFEKFSTDDEVPQGDSGETEILAPLERRVMDWHFANLEYGCAALLKEVSLPHWNQDDDYGGFGGAHCMIKGGYGTVVDSLGEGLSVNLNHVVTDIIYGQTDGMSNDDKSKKVKVFTANGSEFSGDAILITVPLGCLKAETIKFSPPLPQWKYLSIQRLGFGVLNKVVMEFSEVFWDDSIDYFGATAEETSQRGWCFMFWNVKKTVGAPVLIALVVGKAAMDGQKMSSSDHVNHALFVLRKLFGETAVPDPVASVVTDWGRDPYSYGAYSYVAVGSSGEDYDMLGRPVENCLFFAGEATCKEHPDTVGGAMMSGLREAVRIIDILNTGTDYTAEAEAMEAAKRHSDIERSEIRDIMNRLEAYSLDQTQILTKKSLLQDLFYSAKTTAGRLHVAKQLLKLPVQVLKSFAGNKDGLSMLNSWMLDSMGKDGTQLLRHCVRLLVLVSTDLLAVRLSGIGKTVKEKVCVHTSRDIRAIASQLVRVWIEIFRKKKASKLRQPSGVDSFKNRSSQALGKPPLRTNHIAPENRGSPKVSSSRNHLASSSNVIRPTVEAKPSSSEGSVERQNATGEETKEKEEKAAFAAKEASLAAALAAAKAYASSGAKSGLSLHLPKIPSFHKFARREQYSRMDDADIRRNWSAGAFGKQDCLSEIDSRNCRVRDWSVDFSATGVNLDPSRMSVDNHSQHSQSNEIGCQLNFREHSGESVAVDNSLFTKAWVDSAGSVGTKDYNDIERWQCQAAAANSDFYHQTMHLTDEEDSTLKLPAKKPDGPANESSVSQVTVNKELVKNQLRGAERIKQAVVEYVASLLMPLYKARKLDRDGYKTIMKKTATKVMEQATDAEKAMSVSEFLDFKRKNKIRAFVDKLIERHMTMKPAVKS from the exons ATGGAAGGGGAAGAAAAAAACAAGGTTGGTTTGAAGAAAAGGGTAAAGCGGATTGAAATTGGGATTGATTCAGATGATGACGAACCTATTGGGTCATTTTTGAAGCTGAAAAGTAAAAGAAACCCCAAAAAGAATAAGGTGGTTTCAGATGGCGAAGACAAAGGGAAAGGAGTTGATAAATTGTCGGTTGAAGATCAGGATTTGGTTGGCATGGACGACACATTAGCAAGCTTTAGGAAGAAGCTGAGAGCTCCTAAGAAGGAAGGTGGGCCTGCTCTGGTGGTTGGAGGGGGGTTAGCTAGTACTGTGGCAGAACCATCAGTTCAATCTTTTACCAGACAGGGTCTTGGAGATTTGGTTTCAAAGGTTATAGAAAAAGTCAAAGTAGACGATGATGGATATACAGTTGACAAAGGCTTAGGACTGGGGGCTAGAAGGAAAGATAGAAGACCCAAAGTTGCAGCAGTGTCAAAGGATGTCAGTGCTGACTCTGTGTCTAACAATATTTCAGATTGCCAGCCTTCTGGTGAGGGTTCATGTGAGAATGAGAAGGATGGGGATTTAGGGCTAGGAGACGGTCCTAGTAACTGCTTAGAGGAAGGCTTAGAAGATCGGTTATCTGCCTTTTTCCGCAAGGCGCAATCTGGTTTCATTAGGAAATCGTGCAATTCTTTGAGATTGAAATCTGGAAATGAAACTCAAATTTCCCGTAATGGTGTCTCAGAAGATATTATGCCTGAGTCAACTAGCAAGTCTCGATCTGCTTCGAAGTTGGCCAATGAAATAGCTGAGTCTAAACAGTATTCACATCTAGCATCTGGTAGAGGTAAGATAGGTTTAACAGTGGGTGCTGATAAGGATGATGAAATTTTGCAGCAAAAATTTTCCAGTAGATCCAGTGACGATGTAGATGACACATCATCTGAAAGAATTTCATATAATTTAGTTCCCATGTCTAAAATCCAAGGATCTCAATCTAGTTTAAGGGGGTGTTCTGATACCTTCATGCAAGTCCAAGGTGCTGGATTGACTTCTCATACACAGATTTCATGTAGCTCTGAGCACTGTTCAGGGGAAAGAACTAGTGCTTTATTGCACGCAATGGAAGTTCCAGTTGCTGTTTCTGTGTCGGAAGGATTGGAGAACCATCATACTGATGAGGGTCCTTTGGCGCGAGTGCACAATAATGGGCAAAATTTACGGTCAGATTTTACTTCAAGTAATGATGCATCAAACTTGGAGCTGAGAACCTGCAATAGTGTTGGTAAACAGTTTCTGCAGGTTTGTTTAGATGACGACACACTAAACAGGTCATGTGAGGATAAATTCCCAAGCTCCAATAGAAAGGTCTGTGGAGAGACTTTGGAACTATCAATATCTCAAATGGGAGATGAAACAACATTTGCGGGGAAGATGGATACGGCTGATGATTCAAATTCTGGTCCGCCTGGGCAATATTCTGCTCAAGCTCATGTATTTTCTACAGCTGATTCACCCAATAAGATTTCAAATCATGACATGGAAATTTGCACTGCCGAGCCAGATACTGCTTCAGTTTCTTCAGAAAAGGAAGATGTCATGGAGGGTAGTTTATCTCCAGCATCAGCTTGTGGAATCACCCAGTATGAATTTGCTCCTCGAGTGAAGCAACAGGACGGACCCCTGAGGCACGTGGGTGAAGCCGATCAGCTTTCTCAATGTCAAACTCCCAATGACTCTTTAATCTTGATTGATAAATGCAGTTCTGGCTTTTACCAAAATAAACCTTTTGATGGAGTGTCAAAAGACGCATCCTTTCCAAGTCTGGACTATTTTTCTGCTGAGGAAGAGGTTAAGGGAGCCTCTTCACCATCAGACATGCCAGATTCTAATGACAGTTATGCAGAAGATGCAGGATTGTTTCCTGATCCCGATAATAAAACCAACAGCACAGAAGTTGGTGGGCGCCGCAAGCCTAGGAAGCGTAGGCTTGGAGATATGGCGTATGAGGGTGATGCTGACTGGGAGATCCTAATCCATGGGCAAGATTTTCTCATTGACCGTCAGGTTGGAGATGATTTCCAGTCTTCCACAGCAAGGGAAAAATTGAGTCCTTCTCTGTCTAACACTTCAGAAACTGAAAATGGAGGAGCAGCAGCCATATCAGCTGGCCTAAGAGCTCATGCAGTTGGTCCAGTTGAAAAACTTAAGTTTAAGGAGGTACTGAAGCGCAAAGGAGGGCTGCAGGAATATCTAGACTGCAG GAATAACATTCTAAGTCTTTGGAACAAAGATGTCAGTCGCATTTTGCCACTCTCAGAATGTGGAGTGTCTGATACAGCTTTGGTGGATGAATCACCACGTGCTTCGCTAGTTAGAGATATCTATGCATTTCTTGACCAATGG GGTTATATaaattttggtgttgctttggaaAAGGCCGAAAATGGTTCTGCACATAGCTTGAAACTTTTAAAGGAGGAAAAATTTGTGGAGAGATCCGGGGCTCCTGTTGCTGATGCAAATGATGGAGTTTGCTTTATCCTTGGGAGGATTAGAGATCCAGAGAGTTCCAAAATGGAGAAGAATGACACTGCATTGGGTGATGAGAAACAGGTAATGGCTAAATCCCAGTTAGATGAGGGACACATTAATCTTCAGGCTGAGGAAATTTCTGCCCAGACTGATCATGAGGGGTTTCCTGCTGTCAATTATGAGGAAAATGGTGTTTTTGATGCAAAAATACCTGGTGAAACAGTGAGTTCAGATTATTTGGGTTCAAATCCTTCTAGTGAAGATGAGAAGAGTAGAATACTTCCTGTGGAAAATCCTGATTCATTTCCTACAAGTGAAGCACAGGTTGGCAGATTGTTGTCTTGTGGTCTTTCACAACTTGAAAAAGATTCTAATCGTCAACCTAGCTCGTGTGATGACCAGAGTCATTTTGGGATATGTGATTTAGATACCAGAAAAAGAATTATTGTTGTAGGAGCTGGGCCTGCAGGTTTAACGGCTGCAAGGCACTTGAAGCGTCAAGGTTTTCATGTCACCGTGCTTGAGGCTAGGAGTAGAATTGGGGGTCGAGTTTATACCGATCGCTCATCTTTATCAGTTCCAGTGGATCTTGGTGCTAGCATTATTACTGGTGTTGAGGCTGATGTAGCTACTGAAAGAAGAGCTGACCCTTCTTCATTGGTTTGTGCTCAATTGGGCCTTGAGTTGACTGTCTTGAATAGTGATTGTCCTCTTTATGATACAGCAACTGGTCAAAAAGTTCCGGCCAATCTCGATGAAGCATTGGAAGCAGAATACAACAGCCTCCTAGATGACATGATATTGTTGATAGCTCAGAGGGGGGAGAATGCAATGCGGATGTCTCTTGAGGAGGGTCTGGAATATGCCCTCAAAAGACGTTGTATGGCTCGTTTTGGAAGGGGAAAGAGTCTCATGAATACTGAACTGCCTAAATCTTTGGATGCTGTTATGgcctttgaaaaattttctaccgATGATGAAGTTCCACAGGGTGATAGTGGTGAAACAGAGATCTTGGCTCCTCTTGAGAGAAGGGTTATGGATTGGCATTTTGCCAATCTGGAATATGGTTGTGCTGCATTGCTTAAAGAAGTCTCTCTTCCTCACTGGAACCAAGATGACGATTATGGAGGATTTGGTGGAGCTCATTGTATGATTAAAGGGGGTTATGGCACTGTCGTTGATTCATTGGGGGAAGGACTTAGCGTCAACTTAAATCATGTTGTAACAGATATTATTTATGGGCAGACAGATGGCATGAGCAATGATGACAAGTCTAAGAAGGTCAAAGTTTTTACAGCAAATGGCAGTGAGTTTTCTGGTGATGCAATCCTGATAACAGTGCCTCTGGGATGCTTGAAAGCTGAAACCATCAAGTTTTCTCCACCATTACCGCAGTGGAAGTATTTGTCAATCCAGCGGCTTGGTTTTGGTGTTCTTAATAAAGTTGTCATGGAATTCTCCGAGGTTTTTTGGGATGATTCGATTGATTACTTTGGTGCCACTGCTGAAGAAACAAGTCAAAGAGGATGGTGCTTTATGTTCTGGAATGTCAAGAAAACTGTTGGGGCCCCTGTTCTTATAGCCTTAGTTGTTGGCAAAGCTGCTATGGATGGCCAAAAGATGAGCTCTTCTGATCATGTAAACCATGCTTTATTTGTTCTACGTAAGCTTTTTGGAGAGACGGCTGTACCTGATCCAGTTGCTTCAGTAGTGACTGACTGGGGGCGGGACCCTTACAGTTATGGGGCTTACTCCTATGTTGCTGTGGGGTCATCTGGAGAGGACTATGATATGTTAGGTAGGCCTGTTGAGAATTGTTTATTTTTTGCTGGTGAAGCTACTTGTAAGGAGCATCCGGACACAGTTGGCGGGGCAATGATGAGTGGACTTCGTGAGGCTGTCCGCATCATTGACATATTGAACACTGGAACTGATTATACAGCTGAAGCAGAGGCCATGGAGGCCGCAAAGAGACATTCAGACATTGAGAGGAGTGAAATTAGGGACATCATGAACAGACTTGAGGCTTATTCTTTGGATCAGACTCAAATATTGACCAAGAAGAGTTTGCTACAGGATTTATTTTACAGTGCAAAAACTACTGCAGGAAGATTGCATGTGGCAAAGCAGTTGCTGAAGCTTCCCGTTCAAGTCTTGAAATCCTTTGCTGGAAACAAAGATGGCCTAAGCATGCTTAACTCATGGATGCTG GACTCCATGGGGAAGGATGGCACTCAGCTATTGCGTCATTGTGTCCGTCTACTTGTACTTGTTTCGACTGATTTGCTTGCAGTTCGACTTTCAG GAATTGGGAAGACTGTAAAAGAAAAAGTATGTGTACACACCAGCCGTGATATTCGTGCTATAGCAAGCCAGCTTGTTCGTGTGTGGATTGAAATATTCCGCAAAAAGAAGGCCTCAAAATTGAGGCAGCCAAGTGGTGTTGATTCTTTTAAGAATAGATCATCTCAAGCTCTGGGGAAACCACCTTTGCGGACAAATCACATTGCTCCAGAGAACAGAGGAAGTCCAAAAGTTTCGTCTTCTAGGAATCATTTAGCCTCAAGTTCTAATGTTATAAGACCAACAGTTGAAGCTAAACCATCAAGTTCTGAAGGTTCAGTGGAAAGGCAAAATGCAACAGGAGAGGAAACtaaggaaaaagaggaaaaagctGCATTTGCTGCAAAAGAAGCATCCCTTGCTGCGGCTCTTGCTGCTGCCAAG GCATATGCTTCTTCTGGTGCCAAGAGTGGCTTGTCTTTGCATCTTCCCAAGATACCTTCTTTTCACAAATTTGCTAGACGGGAACAGTACTCACGTATGGATGACGCTGATATCAGAAGGAATTGGTCTGCTGGTGCATTTGGGAAACAAGACTGTCTATCAGAAATAGATTCCAGGAACTGCAGAGTCAGGGACTGGTCTGTCGATTTCTCTGCTACTGGTGTCAACCTTGATCCCTCAAGAATGTCTGTTGATAATCATTCACAGCATAGCCAGTCAAATGAGATTGGCTGCCAGTTGAACTTTAGAGAGCACTCAGGGGAAAGTGTGGCTGTTGACAACAGCCTATTCACCAAAGCTTGGGTTGATAGTGCTGGTAGTGTTGGaacaaaagattacaatgaCATTGAGAGATGGCAATGTCAGGCAGCTGCTGCTAATTCTGATTTCTACCATCAGACAATGCACTTAACTGATGAGGAGGATTCAACATTAAAGTTACCTGCTAAGAAGCCAGATGGCCCAGCAAATGAGAGCTCAGTTTCACAAGTTACCGTTAATAAGGAATTGGTGAAAAATCAACTTAGAGGAGCTGAGCGTATCAAACAGGCTGTTGTGGAATATGTCGCTTCATTACTCATGCCTCTCTATAAAGCAAGGAAACTTGACAGAGATGGTTACAAGACAATAATGAAGAAAACTGCTACTAAG GTAATGGAACAAGCCACTGATGCTGAGAAAGCAATGTCTGTTTccgaatttcttgattttaaacGGAAAAACAAG ATTCGTGCATTTGTGGACAAATTGATTGAAAGACACATGACGATGAAGCCAGCTGTGAAATCATGA
- the LOC113714395 gene encoding uncharacterized protein: MLCCKTRSPSSEDDDRTQWHLDKDKAGRGFLTFCIEHFGSCSDFSPIIFGINLFNYVLEDFVRCIVGEMVYQILLRGYMLLHCGEFASKNSGELKLNSTG, from the exons ATGTTGTGTTGTAAGACCCGTTCACCAAGTTCTGAAGATGACGATCGGACACAGTGGCATTTGG ATAAAGATAAAGCAGGCCGTGGCTTTTTAACCTTTTGCATTGAGCACTTTGGTTCTTGTTCAGATTTTTCTCCAATAATTTTTGG AATCAACCTATTCAACTATGTACTTGAAGACTTTGTGAGGTGTATTGTTGGCGAAATGGTTTACCAAATCCTTTTAAGAG GTTATATGCTTTTGCATTGTGGAGAATTTGCTTCAAAAAATAGTGGTGAACTTAAGCTTAATTCGACAGGATGA
- the LOC113714945 gene encoding uncharacterized protein, translating into MWIYNLKDDIEFEKGQLFTNVDAFRAVLKDYVIQKGFPLLRLKNERSRVTAICNAEGCQWRIHASPVADNITFQIKSYQSQHTCVMDKHCAEATSDWMAKKLVGVMRDHPNMTSKGVEAELRKYGVKPSKMQIFRAKNKALNEIEGTHAESYSKLPSYAELLRNNNPNRICKIHYDRPNLLIEPKFLRIFISFRAQKLGFLEGCRPFVGFDGCFLKGPFGGVLLTAVALDANNSIFPIAFAVTECENKDTWRWFFYYFQEFFGPLDNNIPLTFMSDRQKGLNLAYEEIFPDATGRHCCRHICSNFKSQFPGILLGSFFWKAAKSYDVVGYNEAMASIKDINIAAWRYLDKIPRSSWCRHVFSSELKCDHVTNNFTESFNNWVGDLRGKPILTLVDGLRRKFMKKLHKRYQKGCTLTANITPKIAEKLTQISQASRKCEIHMASEDTFEIGDGDRSYVVNLSKRICDCGAFQISGIPCKHAALGIIYRREKLEHYCEAWFTRDMYLKAYSEMIHPIPDVKRWPVMPDLLPKTVLPPPLRRAPGRPRVNRRREADEGASSSQPKRSSTLKCGNCGAFGHNKRTCKGQPVHRTTANKTTAELMTNRRGRPGRGMASTGLSGAVLWDYAEGAVPIVHSSQGSNHSPTGHNGGVNVQNNCQTTAAGSNRKRGRPASNNPSTSTVRGAGRTKSTRMYSNPQVLVHSTSDIAENATSVSMNAPPNMNSNSISSTSTFSNWF; encoded by the exons ATGTGGATTTACAATCTTAAAGATGACATAGAATTTGAGAAGGGTCAATTATTCACCAATGTGGATGCATTTAGAGCTGTCTTAAAAGATTATGTTATTCAAAAAGGTTTTCCACTTCTGAGATTGAAAAATGAGAGATCGAGAGTGACTGCTATATGCAATGCTGAGGGATGCCAGTGGAGAATACATGCATCACCAGTGGCTGATAATATAACTTTTCAGATTAAAAGTTACCAATCACAGCACACTTGTGTGATGGATAAACACTGTGCTGAAGCCACTTCTGATTGGATGGCCAAGAAGCTGGTTGGTGTCATGAGAGATCATCCTAATATGACCAGCAAAGGTGTAGAGGCAGAGTTGAGAAAGTATGGTGTGAAGCCAAGTAAAATGCAGATTTTCAGAGCTAAGAACAAAGCACTTAATGAAATAGAAGGCACACATGCTGAATCTTATTCTAAACTCCCCTCATATGCTGAACTATTAAGGAACAATAATCCCAATAGAATTTGTAAAATACATTATGATAGGCCAAATCTGTTAATAGAGCCTAAATTTCTGAGAATATTCATTAGCTTTAGAGCTCAAAAGCTGGGATTCCTAGAAGGTTGTAGACCTTTTGTGGGATTTGATGGATGTTTCTTGAAGGGTCCATTTGGAGGTGTGCTTCTCACAGCGGTTGCTTTGGATGCAAACAACAGCATTTTTCCAATAGCATTTGCTGTAACTGAATGCGAGAACAAGGATACTTGGAGGTGGTTCTTCTATTACTTTCAAGAGTTCTTTGGACCATTAGACAACAACATCCCTTTAACTTTCATGAGTGATAGGCAGAAGGGACTGAATCTTGCTTATGAGGAGATATTTCCTGATGCAACTGGTAGGCATTGTTGTAGGCATATATGTAGTAATTTCAAGTCTCAATTTCCAGGAATATTACTTGGAAGTTTCTTTTGGAAGGCAGCAAAAAGTTATGATGTTGTTGGCTATAATGAAGCAATGGCAAGTATTAAAGATATTAACATTGCTGCTTGGAGATATCTGGACAAAATTCCAAGAAGTTCCTGGTGTAGGCATGTCTTCTCATCTGAACTTAAGTGTGATCATGTAACAAATAATTTCACTGAATCCTTTAATAATTGGGTTGGTGATCTTAGAGGAAAGCCTATACTGACATTAGTGGATGGTTTGAGGAGAAAGTTCATGAAAAAGTTGCACAAGAGGTACCAGAAAGGTTGCACTTTGACTGCTAATATCACTCCCAAGATTGCTGAGAAACTCACACAGATTAGCCAAGCATCAAGAAAATGTGAGATACATATGGCTAGTGAAGATACATTCGAGATTGGTGATGGTGACAGAAGCTACGTAGTTAATCTCAGCAAAAGAATCTGTGATTGTGGTGCTTTTCAGATATCTGGAATTCCATGTAAACATGCAGCATTGGGAATTATTTACAGGAGAGAAAAATTGGAACATTACTGTGAAGCCTGGTTCACGAGGGACATGTATTTGAAGGCATACTCAGAAATGATTCATCCTATTCCTGATGTGAAAAGGTGGCCTGTGATGCCTGATTTACTCCCAAAAACTGTGTTGCCACCTCCTTTGCGAAGAGCTCCTGGTAGACCAAGAGTAAATCGAAGAAGGGAAGCTGATGAGGGAGCTTCTTCTTCACAACCAAAAAGGAGCAGCACTCTCAAGTGTGGCAATTGTGGAGCTTTTGGTCATAATAAGAGGACCTGCAAAGGACAACCTGTGCACAGAACGACTGCAAACAAAACCACAGCTGAACTg ATGACAAATAGGAGAGGTAGGCCAGGCAGAGGAATGGCCAGCACAGGCTTATCAGGAGCTGTACTTTGG GATTATGCAGAAGGAGCAGTACCTATAGTTCACTCCAGTCAAGGGAGCAATCATAGTCCTACTGGTCATAATGGAGGTGTTAACGTGCAAAATAATTGTCAAACTACTGCTGCAGGCTCTAACAGAAAG AGAGGAAGGCCTGCTTCAAACAATCCTTCTACTTCAACAGTCAGAGGTGCTGGTAGGACCAAAAGTACTAGAATGTACTCCAATCCTCAGGTTCTAGTTCATTCGACTTCTGACATAGCTGAAAATGCTACATCTGTCAGCATGAATGCACCACCAAATATGAACTCCAATAGCATTAGCAGTACCAGCACTTTCAGTAATTGGTTTTGA
- the LOC113714886 gene encoding V-type proton ATPase 16 kDa proteolipid subunit — protein MSSTFSGDETAPFFGFLGAAAALVFSCMGAAYGTAKSGVGVASMGVMRPELVMKSIVPVVMAGVLGIYGLIIAVIISTGINPKTKAYYLFDGYAHLSSGLACGLAGLSAGMAIGIVGDAGVRANAQQPKLFVGMILILIFAEALALYGLIVGIILSSRAGQSRAD, from the exons ATGTCTTCGACCTTCAGCGGCGATGAAACGGCACCGTTCTTCGGCTTCCTGGGGGCTGCCGCTGCTTTAGTCTTCTCCT GTATGGGAGCGGCGTATGGGACGGCGAAGAGTGGAGTAGGGGTGGCGTCGATGGGTGTGATGAGGCCGGAGCTGGTGATGAAGTCCATTGTTCCCGTGGTCATGGCTGGTGTGCTTGGTATTTACGGGCTTATTATTGCTGTGATTATTAGCACGGGCATCAACCCTAAGACCAAGGCTTACTATCTCTTTGATGGTTATGCTCATCTCTCTTCTGGTCTTGCTTGTGGCCTCGCTGGCCTTTCTGCTGGTATGGCAATTGGAATTGTTGGTGATGCCGGTGTTAG AGCCAATGCGCAACAACCTAAGCTTTTCGTGGGTATGATTCTCATCCTTATTTTTGCTGAAGCCCTGGCTCTCTACGGTCTGATTGTTGGCATCATCCTCTCTTCTCGAGCTGGTCAATCAAGAGCAGATTAG